From the genome of Tripterygium wilfordii isolate XIE 37 chromosome 6, ASM1340144v1, whole genome shotgun sequence:
ACTGGCCTCTGTTGGGAATTTGACAACTTGGTGATAATTTGAAGGAACAATATTCATCTCATGGATCCATGGACGCCCAAGGATTATGTTAAACGGTGAGTGACAGTCAAGGATGAGGAACTTTGTTTGGCAGTTGATCCCCCAGCATGGACGGGCAATGCCATTTCGCCTTTGGTGAAGTTCTATTCTCCGCCAACCCGATTAGGATCGTCAATCGTCAAACAACATGATTTTCATCAATGTTCATCTTCTTGAGGGTGCTCAACATCAAGACGTTCGCCAAACTCCTGTTGTTGATCAATACTTGCTTGATTATACAATTTGCCACCTGGATGGAAATGACAAGTGCATCGTGGTGTGGATCCAACAAATCGGTTGCCTCACTATCATTAAATGTTATCACTTGGTCAGAAGAAGTCTTTGTCGGCCGCCCTTTCCTTGCTTCTGGGTTGATGGCGGCTCTGGCATTTCTTTTGGCAGTCGAGTGAGAAATTCCACTAATCTCCAACCCCCCGACGATGACTACAATAGTTTCGGTGGGCTCTGGTATGCCGTCTTCTGTggctttttcctttcttttggcTAGAAGAACCTTTCCTCTTTCGGTCAACAGGTTATGTAAATGGCCATAGTTGACCAAGTCATTCACTTCGCAGAGTAAGGTCTTGCATTCGGTGGTTTTATGCCCATGGACTTGATGAAACCCACAACATTTGGTGGTATCCTTTTCTCTTCCGTCAGTGTTCTTCAACGACCACTTCACTTTATCTCCCATCTTTCTAAGTACAAGTACTGTTTCGTCATACGCGATGCTCAAGTTGTACTCGGGTGCATTTTCGTAGTACTCTCGTCAGTTGAATCCACTATTGGGTGGTCGAGAGTGGTCAATGGTTCTTGATGGGGGAGGTGCCGATTGGTCTTCTTTTCTGCCACATTTTTCTCTATCATTGTTCGGCTGAGTTGGTGGTTGTCGGACGTCTTCTTCCCATCTGATTTGGATCGTTGCGCGAGCTAGAGCATATTCCATGTTCTGACAATCATACTTGGCTATTTCTTCATAGAATCCTCTATCGACAAGTAAGTCGTTCTTGAAGGCCCTAAATGCGGTCTCAGGATTACATCGAGGAATTGACACTATCTCTTTGTTGAAGCGAGCTACGAAATCTCTGGTTGATTTCTCGCGGCGTTGTATGACTCTGAACTAGTCTTCCGagcatttttaaattttcttgctATTGGCGAAGTGCACGAGGAAGGTGTCTACTAGCTGGGCGAATGAAGAGATATTGCCATTGGGGAGACTAATGTACCATTGGAGAGCTGGCCCCGTCAAGGTGGATCTGAACCCCTTACATATGCACGCCTCCCATAGGTCCAGTGGTCTTGAGGTGGCGAACATTTTCTATTTGTAGTGTGTCACTTGTTCTACGGGATCCTCAGTCCCATCGTACAGCTTCATAGGTTGTGCGGTGAACCTTGGTGGTGCTTCCGTCACGACGAACGAAAAAGTGAAAGGGGAGTCAAAGAAACTGCTCTGTGACATCTTTTCTGGTGGTGCCACCACTCCTGGGACTTTGTTCATCCTTGATTCTAGTGTGGCTAGCCTTTACGTCCATTCTTCGAATGGTATTCCCATGCATGAGGGATTGGAAGAGGGTGGAACATAGGAAAACACTGGGAACAATTGTGACATCCTGGTTGGTTGGGACCCTCGAGTCGTGCGTCGATTATAGAAGTGGGATGACCATCGGTTGTCTAAGTAGTTGAGTCATTCTGCCTTGAACTTTGTCCAGGAGTGAAGTACCTGTTCAGGCCAGCGCTCAATGGGCGAGCGTGTTGGTTGGAAGCTCCCTCCGGCGTGCTTTGTTTAAAGGGATGGCATGGAGTGCACAACACTTCTATCAAGGATGGTTTGTTCGTTTAACTCCAAGAGCTTTGCATTTTCGTCCCTTACGGTGGCGTTTTCTGCTTCCAAGGCAGTCATCTTCGTACAGTTTTCCCGGAGTTCCTCTCTTATGGCCGTTAGTTGAGCCAACACATCGACCATTGAGTTTGTCTCTGGATGAGACATGGTGTTACAAGGTGATTGAGGTTTAGGTTTCTGGCTTTGTCAGGCAAAGAGCTGTAGAGGCCCCATGGTGAGCGGTAAATTATAGATACTCGAATCTACAATcattgaatagtcaacgtaatttatatgGAGGCCTTTTACAGCGAGATCTTGTGaaacaaagcaaggttgagATCAAAGAACTTCGGCACTGAtggggtacctgccaaagaacctccgatgctcaagtcagtTAATCGGAATCAGGTTggtcaaagcaaagatataAGAATCGTAAGTGCAGATGCTGGAATAGAAATGGTGGATGTAGGGTGCCAGAGAGCTATGAATGAGTtgaaggttgaagaaagtgagagagcaAAGGGTCTCAGTTTCCAAGATTATGTGTCCCCGCTCCCGAGGAGGAGGGGGCCTTTTATAGTGGATTAGCTTACCGATCAAGACTGACATACCGGGTACTATAGTACAACTCGCAGGCACGCAGCCAATTTTGGTTGGCTAAGGTCAAGGTTGTACCGTGGTCAAGCGGCTCGATGTTAGGAGGTGGTTGCAGACTGTTTGATACTGCGTGTTGGGCTATTCGATTTGTCGGGGTCAGGTTCGACAACGATCTCAGACGACCATTGCCTAGGGCGGCCAAGTCAGGATAGGAGACAATGATTTAGGTGTACGATCAATATGGTGTGAGACATATGTATGTACGAATGTATATATGAATATGGCGTAGGATGCATACCTGAGACGGGCAAGTCCGTTGTCCGTCGACGGTGTCGGATATCTCTTCTGGGAGGTTTGTTTGATGGGCCGCCCAGTGCTGGGCCCTTTTGGTTTGCACCCCCCTTTGATAGCCTGTCCGAGGGCGTTCAACGCCGTAGGGCTGACTTGCTTTGGGTTAGGCTTGATGTTGACCAACGAATATTGTGTTGACCGCCAAATGTCCTGCACATGGTTAGTCCACCTAATGAGAGATATGTAAAGACGATTTTTTACCACTACAATGGGGCTTCTTGGTTGAGAAGAGTATCTTTATGGATGAAGCGGCTGCGAGCCAACCAAATGttataatgaaaagaaaaaaattctgaTTGGTTTAGAGAAAATACTTGGTATTCAATCCTCAAAGCTCCCAATCATTCGAATGTCCAACCCAGCTGCCCTCCATAGTTGAGTGGTCCAAGGTTAGGGTTTATGCATCATGTGTTGGAAAAGTTATATGTTAATGGAGGTAATAGAAGATGAAAAATTAGAACAACTTCAAGGCGCGTAATCGCTTTCTTTTAGACAAATTTCTCTCCCTTTGATAGGTATCACAAGTGCACCGGGTATACGAGAAAATGCCTTTAGGATACAATGAAGTTTTCTAGTTTGTGGTTGATCTTTGAAGATGCACTATCCAAAGCAACCCAAGAACACTCTTTATGGTAactcttgatgatgtatctttttCTCATCTCTAGAATGGTTGTGGTAATGCTATTATATAGATATTCAACCATTGCCTAAGCAccttttcaatttgaaaaaaaaaaatactgtttAAGACAAATAACTTCCAAGTAGTTTTGTATTCATTGGTTGTGTCTCTTCAATGCAAAAAACTACTTTAAACTTCCATGTGAAAaacattaaattatttgaaaatatcCAACAATCCTCCcctattttcaaaatatatgtatatattatttaaaaaaaaattgaaatacaatAGTATACATCATCAACAGAGTAAGTACATAGGTGATAAGTGTCTTTTGGACTTGAACTTTCACTTAGCATAAACAAATCAAAGCTTTATCAAGGTGCTATGGTGTACGAATCTTGAACCAAGGACCCTTGTAGATAAGCCGGAATTGTCATACATACTCAGTTCTGAATTTAATAGTGTTCTTTTACTTTGCACGCTTGTCGCCTTGTGCTATATCCTAATTTCGAGAGTGCTCTAGAATATGGTCAATTTATTCATAGGAAGCGGCCTCACTTCCACACTCTCATAGGTAAATTCTCTTAGGTGAATCTGCGAATCACCCTTAAAGAATTAATTAAGGATTTTAATCCATCCTCTAACATGCAGATACCGACACTAAATCAAATTTAGGATATGAGGCAAGCCAAATAATAGTGTCATGCTAAACCAATCTTTTAGTTTGTTTGTACCCATTGAACTTAGACTATAATTTCAAGTCTGAAGTTGGGTTTCCACTAAACATGGTTGAATTTCATGTAGACCGCAACCCCATTCCTTTAGATGTCTTTAAGATCATCTCTCTTGATAGACTTTTTGTCAAAGGATCAGCTAAATTTGCTTTTGACTGTATATAAGCAACAGTAATTACTCCCTTTTTGAGCAATTGTCTCAAACTTTGATGTCTAAGACTTATATGCCTTGACTTTCCGTTATAACTCTTATTTGAGACTTTCTATATTgttgactgattatcacaactAATCATCACTGCTGGAGTAGGCATTTTCCAGAGTGGTACATCTTCAAGTAAATTTTTAAGCCATTCAGCTTCTTTAGATGCATCAGCTAATGCAATGAATTCTGCCAACATAGTTGAATCAGAAACACAAGTCTGCTTCTTGGAACTCCAAGACACGGCAGCACCTCCCATTGTGAATATCCAGCCAGTTGtggatttagatttagattccATATTATTCCAACTTGCATCGCTATATGCTTCTAATACAGCGGGATAGCCTTGATaatgtaatccataatccatagtTTTCTTCAGATAACAAAGAACTCTAGAAATAGCTTTCCAATGTTCTTCACCTGGGTTACTTGTAAATCTACAAAGCATGCCTACAGCATATGCTATATCGGGTCTTGTGCAATTCATTGCATACATAAGACTCCCTACTACACTAGCATATTCCAATTGAGATTTACAACGtccattatttttcattaaCTTGATATTTGGATCCATAGGGGTGGAGGCTGGTTGACAATCATAATGACTGAACCGCTTAAGTAATTTTTCAATGTAATGATACTGTGAAAGTACCAATCCATTATCTTTTCTTAGGATTTTAATTCCTAAGATCACTTCAGCCtctccaagatctttcatatcaaagTTAGATGACAAAAAAGATTTAGTCTCCTCTACACAAGCAAGGTTGGTACCAAAAATAAGCATATCATCTACGTAAAGACATATAATCACAACATTATTATCACATTTATAATACACACATTTATCAGCATCAATAATGTTAAAACCATAAGATAAAATTACAttgtcaaatttctcatgccattgcATTGGTGCTTGCTTCAGACCATAAAGAGATTTAACAAGTTtacatactttctttccatggTTTGGAAGAACAAATCCCTctggttgttccatataaatctcCTCCTCTAAATCACCATTTAAGAAAGCTGTTTTTACGTCCATTTGATGGACAACTAGTTGATGAATAGATGCAAGAGAGATTAGTACTCGAATTGTAGCAATTCGAGCTACTGGAGCATAAGTATCAAAATAGTCTATTCCTTGCCTTTGTTTGAACCCTTTAGCAACTAACCTTGCCTTGAATTTGTTAATTGAACCATCAGGATTCAGTTTCTTCTTAAAAATCCACTTGCACCCAATGGCTTTAGATCCAGGCGGTAAGTCAGATAAtacccaagttttatttgacaaCAAAGAATTCATTTCATCATTAATTGCTTCCTTCCAAAAGAGGGCATCTCTAGAATTCATTGCTTCAAAATAAGTTTTGGGTTCATCTTCTATATTCAAGACAAACAAGGTTTTATCCTTGATTTCATGTCTATTCCCTTCAACTAGATAGACTAAAAAATCTGGACCAAATGATTTTTCAGCCCGAGGTCTTTTACTTCTCCTTGGCTCAATGTCTGTAGAAGTATTTGGATCATAATCCTCCGTAGGAGAATTCGCCAAATTAGGAACACTAGAATTTTGACTTTTGCCATCTAAGTTGGGAATAAAAGGACTAGACTTAAAAAAATGTTCATAAAATTCTACATCTACAGATTCAAAAATTTCATGAGATTCCAAGTTATAAAATCTATAAGTAGAACTATGTAAAGAATAACCAATAAAAACACACTTGTAAGTCTTATTTCCTAACTTTGGTCTTTTTAGGCCAGGTTTTCTTACATAAGCAATACAACCCCATACCTTAAGACGATTAAGACTTGGTTTACGATTAAACCAAATTTTGTAAGGAgttatattcttcttcttcaatggaaTTCTATTCAAGATATAACAAGCAGATAATATTGCTTCTCCCCAAAATGAAAGAAACAATCCGGAACTAAGTAACATGGCATTTACCATTTCAGTTAAAgtcctattttttctttcggcaattccattttgttgtggcgtATAAGGAGCCGTAACTTGATGGATTATGCCATGAGTTTCACAAAATTTTGTAAACTCACTTGGGTAATATTCACCACCCCGGTCGGTTCTAAGGACTTTAATCTTACGGTTAAGTTGAGTTTCAACTTCCGCCTTGaagatttgaaaattttcaaatacttCACTTTTAGCTTTTAAAAGATAAACATATGCATATCTTGAACAGTCA
Proteins encoded in this window:
- the LOC120000699 gene encoding uncharacterized protein LOC120000699 produces the protein MGDKVKWSLKNTDGREKDTTKCCGFHQVHGHKTTECKTLLCEVNDLVNYGHLHNLLTERGKVLLAKRKEKATEDGIPEPTETIVVIVGGLEISGISHSTAKRNARAAINPEARKGRPTKTSSDQVITFNDSEATDLLDPHHDALVISIQVANCIIKQVLINNRSLANVLMLSTLKKMNIDENHVV